Within Pseudomonas alloputida, the genomic segment CGTGTGGGCCTATAGCACCACGCCTTTCTCGGCCCTAAAGGCCGTGGTCTACGACTTCAGCCCCAGCCGTGCCGGCGAACATGCGCGTAACTTCCTGGGCACGTGGAACGGTAAGCTGGTCTGCGATGACTTCGCCGGCTACAAGGCCAGCTTCGAGCTGGGCATCACCGAAATCGGCTGCATGGCCCATGCACGCCGCAAATTCTTCGACCTGCATGCAGCCAATAAAAGCCAGTTGGCGGAGCAGGCGCTTCACTCGATTGGCGGGTTGTATGAAGTCGAGCGACACGCCAAGGAAATGAGCGACGAAGCCCGCTGGCGATTACGTCAGGAAACAGCGGTGCCCATCGCTGAAAAACTGCATGAGTGGATGTTGGCCCAACGCGAACTTGTGCCCGAGGGTTCGGCCACGGCCAAGGCCCTGGATTACAGCCTTAAACGCTGGGTAGCGCTGACGCGCTACCTGGAAGATGGTGCTGTGCCCATCGACAATAACCAGATCGAGAATTTGATCCGGCCGTGGGCGCTTGGGCGCTCGAACTGGTTATTTGCCGGGTCGCTGCGCAGTGGAAAAAGGGCGGCGGCAATCATGAGCCTGATCCAGTCGGCGCGTATGAATGGGCACGATCCGTATGCCTATCTCAAGGATGTACTGATGCGGCTTCCGACACAGCGGGCGAGCGAAATCACGCAATTACTCCCGCAGCATTGGATGCTTGCCTGAGGCAGGCTAAGTGGACTTCGCCAAATAGTCAGCTCAAAGGCTGATTGGCATCAACAATTCGGAAGCGACTTTTCTCAGCATGTAGGTTTCGCGCAGAATTGACTGCCCCATCGAAGACTCGTGACGCTGCATGACGGCTTCATTGTGTGCGATGGCTTCATGCAGGTTGATCCAGACAGGCCGCATACCATTAGCGATTTCGTGGCTTTCCATTCTCACCGGCTCTAGCTGGGGCGCTACTTCGCATTGATAAAAATGCGAGGTCATGTGCATCAGATCGTACTGTGGCTTTTGGTAGGGCCGGTACTCCTCGATGTAACCGTAGTGCTGGAGCACCTGTATTTCACGAGCACCAGTCTCTTCCTCAAGCTCACGCTTCAGGCCTGCGACAATGTCCTCGTCACCATCAAGGCCGCCTCCAGGAAAGCTGAAATCGTTATAGCGCTCGGTGAACAGCAACAGGATCTGTTCACCCCGCATCACGATGCCGCGAGCTGCATGTCGACGGAATACTCTGCCCTGCTTGGATTTCAGCTCGGGGTGAACAATTTCAGTTATGAGTTGCATGTGGTCTCGTAGCGGCAAGATCAGTTAGTCATCGTCCAGGGTGGCCACGGTATTTCCTCAGTTCTGGAAATACTGTGGCCAGTGGAACTGGCTCAGCGAAGCAGCAATAAGGGTACAGTGGATGTACGCAGCATCGTCGTGGTCGTGCTGCCTATCAGAAACTGCCTGATGCGTGAGTGCCCGTACGCCCCCATGACCAAGAGGTCAATGCCGTGCTCTGCCTGATACGCATGCAGTGTGGACTCTACTTCGCCTGGGCGGATCTCGGAATGCACCAGCGAGCCGGAAGACGCAAGCGTGGTTCGTGCCTTCTCCAGCGCGTTCTGGTTGTCTTCAGAATCCGTTCCAACCATGACGATATGAATTGGCAGGCCTTCGCACAGCGGGCTTGAAGCAAGCATCTGTAAGGTCTTGTGGCCTGTTGCGCTGCCGTCAAATGCCACCATGACCGTTTCAGGTTTCCTGAAATGGCTGGTTGTAATCAGGGTGGGGCGGTGGATAGTTCGGACTATCGCTTCAATCTGGCTGCCAAGACTTTGGGCACTGCGCGTGCTGTCCTCACCGACTCTTCCAATCACCAGTAACCGAATATCGTCTTGGAGATCGCTCAGGCTCTCGACGAGATGGCCATGGCGCTGCTTCATATCAGGTGACATGGCGCCAGAGTGAACTGTTCGCTCGCGAGCTTTTTCAAGCATGTGCTGCCCATGCTCCAACGCCAGTTTTGCCCGCTGCGCATCCAGCATGGCCAACTCTTCCAGCAGATGTTCTCTGCTACCGAGACCGATATTGCCGCTGAGGTCAGCGGATGCAGGATATTTCTCCTTATCCAGCACATGAAGCAAGGTCAGGGGAGCGCTGAGTCGTTGCGAGGCCCATGCTGCGTAATCGCAGACCGCCAATGAGGATTGTGAGTTATCAATGCATGCCATTACGCGGGTCATTGTCGTTCTCTTTAGTGGCTCATGAGCTTGTCGATGGCACCGGGTTTGTCATGCACGCCGAAGCGGTCAACGATTGTCGCGCTGGCTTCATTGAGACCGAGCACTTCAACCTCAGCGCCTTCGCGTCGGAACTTGATCACGACCTTATCCAGCGCTGCGACGGCGGTGATATCCCAGAAATGCGCCTGTGTGAGATCGATGGTGACCTTGTTGAGCGCCTCCTTGAAGTCAAAAACCTCAGTGAACTTGTCCGCAGAGCTAAAGAACACCTGGCCCACGACGCGGTAAGTCCGATGCGATTTCGTCTCTTCAAGAGTGCTCTTGATATCCAGGTAGTGCCCGACCTTGTTTGCGAAGAACAGGGAGGCCAGCAGCACACCTACCAGTACGCCGTAAGCCAGATTGTGAGTGGCCACGACGACCACGACGGTCGCCACCATGACGAGGTTGGTCGACAGCGGATGCTCTTTCAGATTACGCAAGGAATCCCAGCTAAAGGTGCCGATGGACACCATGATCATCACAGCCACGAGTGCCGCCATAGGGATTTTGGAGAGCCATTCGCCAAGAAATACCACCATCAGCAGCAGGAAAACGCCGGCACACAATGTCGAGAGACGGGTGCGGCCACCAGATTTCACGTTGATGATCGACTGGCCGATCATGGCGCAACCTGCCATGCCGCCAAGCATGCCGGCAGCGATGTTGGCCACACCCTGGCCTTTGCACTCGCGGTTTTTGTTGCTGGTGGTGTCGGTAAGGTCGTCGACGATGGTCGCGGTCATCATTGATTCGAGTAGACCCACTACTGCCAACGCAGCCGAGTACGGGAAAATGATGCGCAGGGTTTCAAAATTCAGCGGAACTTCAGGCCAGAGGAAGATCGGGAGCGTATCAGGCAGTTGGCCCATGTCACCGACGGTGCGGATATCCAAACCGAGGTAAATGGCGATGGCAGTCAGCGTCAGAATGCACACCAATGGAGAGGGAATCACCTTGCCGATTTTCGGTACATACGGGAACAGGTAGATGATTCCCAGGCCCGCAGCGGTCATGGCATAGACATGCCAGGTGACATTGGTCAGCTCAGGCAATTGCGCCATAAAAATCAGAATCGCTAATGCGTTTACGAAGCCGGTGACTACCGAGCGTGAAACAAAGCGCATCAACGAGCCGAGCTTCAGGTAGCCGGCAAGGATTTGAAGTACGCCACATAGTAGCGTCGCGGCCAGCAGGTACTGGAGTCCATGCTCTTTTACCAGCGTAACCATCAGCAGTGCCATGGCGCCTGTCGCCGCCGAGATCATTCCGGGGCGCCCGCCGACAAAGGCGATGACAGCACAGATACAGAAGGAGGCGTAGAGACCGACTTTGGGATCTACCCCGGCGATGATGGAAAAGGCGATGGCTTCCGGGATCAGCGCGAGTGCGACCACCAGCCCCGCGAGCACGTCGGCACGGACGTTGGAAAACCACGTTTGTCTAAGTTTTTGCAGCATATAAATATCCAAGGCAAAGCATCGCGCACGCCAAGGGAGTGGCGAGCGAATCGATACAAATTCAAATTTTGAGGATTTTTTGCTGTGTGCTTAAGGTGTAAAACCAGGCGTACAGCAGTGAGCACCCGCGAGCGAGGCTAGCGGAAGCAGGTTGTTGCGAGGGGGCGTAGCGCTAAGGCGGCGTAGGCTGCCAGTAGATCGTTTGGAGTACAGTCATGCTGATGTTCCTGTAGCTCAAGGGGTATGCGGAGCCGAAGTATACAATGAAGCCATCGTCGATTGCGACCCGCTGGCAGGCTCTGCATGACCTACGTCAGATACAGGCTTATTCAATGGGTATACCTGCGGGCAAGGCTTTGTTTTCCACCCGTTCTTGTCCGAGCTGGTCTGTGTGCTGAGGGGTGAGTTGGCCAGACGGTTACCTTGGATCGGTCTCGCTAACGACCTTCATCTGCTATTTCCCCCTCGCCGCCGCCAGTTGGTGAATCACCTGGTTGAAAGCTCAGCTGGTATTACTAGTGCTGAGCCTTCGAGCCCCCTCTCGCACCATCTGCCGCCCAGTCGCAGACAACGTATGTGCTGTTGAGGGTGCGCGCGACTACGTATCCCTTGAGCTCTTCGTAAGTCACGATGTTGGAGGTGCGAATGGGATCACCGTCATCAAAACGCCGCTCTCGGTCACCGAAGACTACTCCTCTCAGGAAGAGCTCATGCGGCCCATACTCCACCGAGGATAGGTACGCCGTGACCTCCGAATCGAAATCAATCTGCATCGCCTTGGCTACCGTGCTGGGCATGGCTGATGGCGAGACATTGACGATCTTGGAAGTGGAAAGCGGCGCTCGCCGTTTAACCATGTTCTACCTCCTCTGCGA encodes:
- a CDS encoding NUDIX hydrolase, with translation MQLITEIVHPELKSKQGRVFRRHAARGIVMRGEQILLLFTERYNDFSFPGGGLDGDEDIVAGLKRELEEETGAREIQVLQHYGYIEEYRPYQKPQYDLMHMTSHFYQCEVAPQLEPVRMESHEIANGMRPVWINLHEAIAHNEAVMQRHESSMGQSILRETYMLRKVASELLMPISL
- a CDS encoding SulP family inorganic anion transporter; translation: MLQKLRQTWFSNVRADVLAGLVVALALIPEAIAFSIIAGVDPKVGLYASFCICAVIAFVGGRPGMISAATGAMALLMVTLVKEHGLQYLLAATLLCGVLQILAGYLKLGSLMRFVSRSVVTGFVNALAILIFMAQLPELTNVTWHVYAMTAAGLGIIYLFPYVPKIGKVIPSPLVCILTLTAIAIYLGLDIRTVGDMGQLPDTLPIFLWPEVPLNFETLRIIFPYSAALAVVGLLESMMTATIVDDLTDTTSNKNRECKGQGVANIAAGMLGGMAGCAMIGQSIINVKSGGRTRLSTLCAGVFLLLMVVFLGEWLSKIPMAALVAVMIMVSIGTFSWDSLRNLKEHPLSTNLVMVATVVVVVATHNLAYGVLVGVLLASLFFANKVGHYLDIKSTLEETKSHRTYRVVGQVFFSSADKFTEVFDFKEALNKVTIDLTQAHFWDITAVAALDKVVIKFRREGAEVEVLGLNEASATIVDRFGVHDKPGAIDKLMSH
- a CDS encoding universal stress protein yields the protein MTRVMACIDNSQSSLAVCDYAAWASQRLSAPLTLLHVLDKEKYPASADLSGNIGLGSREHLLEELAMLDAQRAKLALEHGQHMLEKARERTVHSGAMSPDMKQRHGHLVESLSDLQDDIRLLVIGRVGEDSTRSAQSLGSQIEAIVRTIHRPTLITTSHFRKPETVMVAFDGSATGHKTLQMLASSPLCEGLPIHIVMVGTDSEDNQNALEKARTTLASSGSLVHSEIRPGEVESTLHAYQAEHGIDLLVMGAYGHSRIRQFLIGSTTTTMLRTSTVPLLLLR